Within Citrus sinensis cultivar Valencia sweet orange chromosome 1, DVS_A1.0, whole genome shotgun sequence, the genomic segment cttctctctcctctCGCAATTCGTTGACCTCAAAATTTTTCTTCGAAAGAACACGAAATCACTCAAGATCTGTTCGCTTcgagttttaatttcatcaatcCAAGGTCAGATCTTGTTCATTCACTCATCTCACTCCCTTCACTTTACTTGCTTTCTTAGGGTttcaaaaaatctaatttttttcccatgtCTTCTTACAGATCTGTTGAGAAGTGTTGAAACGGTGACGTTTCTTCCAGCGGAGAGAACCCAGTTCAGGTTTTTGAGGTTTCGAGTTACTTATGATCTGTTTACGGATCTGGGCGTTTTAGTGTCTATCTTGTTGGTTggtattgttgttgttgttgttgttgttgtgttCAGTTTAGGTTTAAAATTTGCTGTCTTGGAAATGTCGGTTTTGCCTAAGGGGGGcgatgaaattcaaattcgAGAGGTGTGGAATGATAATCTCGAAGAGGAATTTGCTTTAATTCGTGAAATTGTTGATAAGTATAACTATATAGCCATGGATACGGAGTTCCCAGGCGTGGTTTTGCGTCCCGTGGGAGcttttaagaatattaatgattataaCTACCAAACGTTGAAGGATAACGTCGACATGTTGAAGTTGATTCAATTGGGTTTAACATTTTCGGATGAAAATGGGAATTTGCCTACTTGTGGGACTGACAAGTTTTGCATTTGGCAATTCAACTTTCGcgagtttaatttaattgatgatatttttgcTAGTGATTCAGTTGAGTTGCTGCATCAGTGTGGGATTGATTTTAAGAAGAATAATGAGAAGGGTATTGATGTGAACCGCTTTGGTGAGCTTTTGATGTCGTCGGGGATTGTGTTGAATGATGTTGTTCGTTGGGTCACGTTTCATAGTGGGTATGATTTTGGTTATTTGCTTAAGTTGTTGACTTGCCGGAGTTTACCCGATACCCAAGCTGGATTCTTTGAATTGATCAATATGTATTTTCCTGTAGTATATGATATCAAACATTTGATGAAGTTTTGCAACAGCCTTCATGGTGGGTTGAACAAGCTTGCGGAGTTGTTGGAGGTAGAACGAGTTGGGATTTGTCATCAAGCAGGTTCAGATAGTTTGCTCACTTCCTGCACATTTAGGAAGTTGAGGGAAAACTTCTTCAACGGCTGCACAGAAAAGTATGCTGGTGTACTGTATGGTCTCGGTGTCGAGAATGACAAGactaattaaaaacaaataattgggaAAAGGTTCATGGATATTTGTAGACTACTCAAGTGTGAAACTCTGTTTTCTCTTTGTATACTTTGGCAAAAGATTGTTGTTTTAGTTGTGACTTCTGCTGTTTGTTGCATTGTAACCGAAACCTTGACTGGTTTTGTAGTTCCAGTTTCTTGTAAATTATTGCAGTTAGTGtttcaataataatcataatgaTTCTCAACTTATTTTACGATGTTTCTTTTCTATCATATTCTTCCTTTTTCCCCATCTTGTGGTTGATGATGTCATGTTTATGCTGCCGAGATGTAGTTATCTCCTCGTAGATCGTCTACTTTTGAACTTTTTCCTCCCTTAACCTTGATACATCTTTCATGTATAGCTTGGGAAATCTTTGTCACTCTTAAATTCATTTGACGTTTGAGCACATGAAACCTGTTCACAAGCTCTTTATATTGGAAGAATAGCTAAACGTGTCCCACGGAGGAGAGAGGGTGGTTCTTCCTTGCCAATCAGACACTGTCCTTGTAGTGACTAGCTCAAGTTCTGCAGGGATGTGACAAATTCAAAATCCAGAATGGGCCCCAGTTGAAGATTTGACTTCAGGACAGGTGTGTGTAATACAGtattatttgaaagaatgacCAGTGGCATTAttgttatataataaaaaatattttacacttGTTTGGGGATTTAGACTAGGTGAACATTGCTGCAGATATGGTCTGTaagttgttttgtttttctatgAATGAAGTGAgctttttttccttctctgGGTGGCAATGTACTGGAAGAGTAAATCTATTAAatggaattatcattttttatttttttactgatGCATGGTGTTCTTGTTGATGTATTTCTTTCAACTTCAGATAAGATATCTTGAAACTGATGCTGCAGCATTCAAAAGCTCCACCACAAGAGTCGGTAGCTGTCAAACATCAATCTTTGGCTGTCTCAATGGGAATTTGGATGCACATCCTTGGTGTGAATTAGGCTGAATATTTGTTGTTACACTCATGGTCAAGTTTTATAACACTGGAGATGAGATTACTAGTATTTGATGTGAGGGTGAGTTATTGTAAACTTAGTACACTTGGattctctaatatttgaatcCTGTATCTTTGAATTGTCGTCTGGTTGGCTTGTTACTGTTCTGTACTTTCCAGCTCGGCCTGAGAAGCTGAGTTTGCTTTTGATGGAGCCATGGTTGTTTACTGTTATGCTATTTCGATGGTGTTCTTCTTAgttatttgattatatttgCTATGATAAGTATAGTAGCTGGATCTCTTAAGAAATTCACCTGAAGGATGTGTGGGGAGTCTGGGGACTGCTTTCGTTCTCCTTGGTTCTGGTTGTTGACCAAGTTACCTTTTGTCCGAATGTCAGTACTGTGCtctttaattgtatttttaacCAAGTCTCGGTGGGGAGCAgaagagaaattgaaattcCCCCAATTGATGGGAAGAGATTGGGTGGCAATTTGCAGCAGCACTAGAGAATAGTGAAACTCTTGCTATATGTACAGATGGCCAAGATGCAAGATTGTGGTTGGTCAAATTTCTGAAAACTTCCAAGATTGCAAATAATTGTCTTTAGCTAAAATGAGCTCTGTTAGTCTTTTTGAACCTTGGTTCATAGTTTCCCAATTTGTGCAACACTCCGATTCCAAGGGCTTTCTGAAATTCCTATGCGTAGGCAAGCTCACAAGTTTTATGGCCGCATAAACAAACTAAAGAagacaaattaattgttgataGTTGGCGGTTGGCACTTGGCAACAACTTCGtttgtgatgatgatgaagccACGGAAAAAGAACTTCGTTGGACGATCTTAAGTATAGACGTTGCCTAATCGAAATACTTCTCCTTTAttcctattttaataaattaagtttcGTATTGCTTTGCTTGCTTTATTCTCCACTCATGCACATCACCTTCCATACCTTCTTGAGTCACTACTAAAAAGCAcacctttttttatattatcatgCCATTAATATGGTTTTTATGTGAGCGTTGACTGTCAAATTTTTACACTCTGGCCACCCTTTTCAAGTTGGGTCGATGTCTCGTTCGAGTCTATTTTAGGAGACTCGATAAGTTTTCATTCTCCAGCAAGTAAAAGAGATTTAATGGTTACCAATTCCAGCCACCCCTCCATTTGTGAACAAACTGCAATTCACCCTATAAGTTTTGAAGGTTACTACAAATGCAGGACTAATAGTATGGGGTTTGCTTTTATGACTTACAAAACAACTGGGGAGGCTTTGatgtttgataataaaatgaagGGGTTAACCGAAGtttacattttattaataaaatgttgGACAGGTGTCATTGGTAGTTCATTCTCCTGGTCCTGGTACAAGGATTCTAGTAAGATTCGGACAAAAATCTCGATGAAATCACGAAACTGCCATTCTCCCACCATTCCGCGgtcattttctctctctctctttctccccCCCTGCCTGCCTTGCCTAGCCTCCAATTCCAAATTTCCAAACGGTTGAAAACAGAACCCTCCAGCGTAAAGGCCGAGTACGCGACTGGCTTTCTCCACTGAGTCAACTCACCAATTCTCCAACAGCTCAGCCATTCTTCAATTTTCCCCCCTCCCTAAAAGATattacaacaatttttttttctatttcttccaTTCGGATCCAAATCAGATCCGGATCTCATTCCTTCCCCCATGCTTCGAAGAATAAAACCTCCGATCCTACTGCTACTAGTCCTCCTCTGCTTTTTAACCCTATCTTGCTCCGCGGATCCGGttaaaaaatgtaacaaaacGTCGCCGTATACCGGACGCGAGTACGAGCTCTCCATGGTCCAGCACCAATTACGTGGAGTTGTTTCCGTGATCGACGATTGCTCATTTAGGGTTTCGCAATTCGAGATGTTATCTGGGTCGGACGTCCACTGGTGGGGCGCCAACGCTACCGATTTCGATAACATTACCAGCGGCTTCATTGTCTCCGATCACAGCCTCAACGAGACTTATAAAAACGCCACCTTTACTGTCCTTTTGTTGGAGAACATCACGTGGGAGCAAATTCCCGTGCTTTCCATCTGGGACTCGTTCACGGCTTCCGATTTCGGCCACATGGTTTTAAATGGGTCCGATTCGGGTATCACATTGAGCTCCGGACTGGCCCCATCGCCGACGCCCAGTTCGACTCGAGTTTTGGGAGCGCCTACAATGTTCGATAACTGTAAGGTGTTGTCAAAAGAGTTTAGAATTAGATGGACGTTGTATGCCGATGAAAATTCGATTGAGATTGGTTTAGAGGCTGCCACCGGGACCCAGAATTACATGGCGTTTGGGTGGGCCAACCCGAATGCCACTTCCGGGTTTATGCTTGGTGCTGACGTGGCGATGACCGGGTTCAAGCAGGAGGGATTGccatttgttgatgatttttatattacaaaatatagtGAATGTGTTAACAAAGATGGTTCTTATTCTGGGGTTTGTCCTGATGCAATATATGAAGGAAGTGATTCGGGTGGATTGGTGAATAATACTAGGTTGGTTTATGGGCATAGAAGAGACGGGGTGTCATTTATTAGGTATAAGAGACCGTTGGTATCCAGTGATAAGAAGTATGATTTCTCTGTGAATTATACTGAGAACATGCAGGTTGTTTGGGCGTTGGGTTTGTTGAAACCGCCTGATACTCTTACACCGTACTATCTTCCCCAGAATCATGGGGAGCCTGAATCAGTTACTTATGGACATTTGGTGCTTAATGTATCGGAGCATGTGAATGATTGTTTAGGTCCTTTAGATGCAGAAGATAAAGAAGATCAGGATTTGATTATTGCTGATGCTAATGTTCCACTTGTTGTGGTGACAGGGGAGGCTTTGCATTATCCGAATCCTCCTAATCCTGTGAAAGTGTTTTACATTAATAAGAAGGAGGCTCCGGTGTTGAGAGTGGAAAGAGGGGTGCCTGTAAAGTTTTCAATACAGGCTGGGCATGATGTTGCACTCTATATCACTTCGGATATTCTTGGTGGGAATGCATCTTTGAGGAATGTGACTGAGACTATTTATGCTGGAGGGCCGGAAGCTGAAGGAGTTAAAGCCAGCCCTATGGAATTGGTTTGGGCTCCGGATAGGAATACGCCTGATGAGGTGTACTATCAATCTTTGTATGATCAGAAAATGGGTTGGAGAATTCAGGTGGTTGATGGTGGTCTATCGGATATGTATAATAACAGTGTTGTTTTAGATGACCAGCAAGTTACCTTTTTCTGGACACTGTCAAAGGATAAGGAATCAATATCGTTTGCTGCTCGTGGTGAGAAAAAAAGTGGTTATCTTGCGATAGGGTTTGGCAGTGGAATGGTGAATAGCTATGCTTATGTGGGTTGGATTGATGATATCGGGAAAGGGCACGTAAATACATACTGGATTGATAGTATGGATGCTTCTGGTGTGCATCCCACAGTTGAGAATATGACATATGTTAGGTGCAAATCAGAAAATGGCTTCATTACATTGGAGTTTACGCGTCCATTAAAACCTTCATGCAATCACAGTCACAGAAATAGTCCAAAGTGTAAGAATATTATTGATCCCACAACTCCGCTCAAAGTGATATGGGCAATGGGTTCTAGCTGGACAGATGGTCATCTGACTGAaaggaatatgcattttgtcAAAAGTCAAAGGCCCGTTCGAGTGTTGCTTTTGCGTGGTTCTGCAGAGGCTGAGCAAGATTTACGACCAGTTTTAGCTGTACATGGGTTTATGATGTTCCTTGCCTGGGGTATTTTGCTTCCTGGTGGAATATTGGCTGCTAGATACTTGAAACATGTGAAGGGTGATGGGTGGTATCAAATTCATGTTTACTTGCAGTATTCAGGATTAGCAATTGTCCTACTTGCGCTTCTTTTTGCAGTCGCTGAGCTTCGAGGTTTCTATGTCAGCTCATTACATGTTAAGTTTGGGATTACTGCTACAGTTTTGGCCTGTGTACAACCATTAAATGCTTTTGTAAGGCCTAAGAAACCAGCAAATGGAGAGGAGATTTCATCAAAAAGGCTGATCTGGGAGTACTTGCATTTCATTGTGGGCAGATTTGCCATTATTGCAGGAATTGTGGCACTTTTCACTGGGATGAAACATTTAGGAGAAAGGTATGGGAGTGAAAATGTTCATGGACTAATTTGGGCTCTTATAGTATGGTTCTTGATAGTTGCATTGATAGTCGTATATTTGGAATTTCGTGAAAAGCAGcggagaagagagagaatattTGGAAGAAGCAATTGGGTTTTGGGTAACCTAGAGGAAGATGATTCTACAGATCTACTGAGCCCGACCAGGGATCATGCAGAGAAAAGTCTGCAACGTGGAATGATGGAAGTTCAGTTAGAGCCTCTGAACAGATAGCtattgtttgataaaatattgCTACTCATCACCAGTTTTTGAAATTCTCTAATCATACAGGGGATAGCTGGCCAGTTTATTGGCTTATGAGTTTTGTTCGGTGTAAGAGGGGCTTGCTTACATTTCATTGTGGTTGCCTCCATCGGGTAATTGCACAAGGTGAATTTTGTATACTTGATACATCCTTTTATAACATAGTGGAAAGTTACATTTTTCGGTTCTCTGACATTGATAAAATGCAGCTTCTTTTTGCATTCAGTGAGCATAGCTTAGGTACTTTTGGTTCCTTTGTTTTTGAAGTATGTTCTGCTCAAGCCAAGGTGAAAACGGTGTTTGTGTAAAATATAAGATGCTAACGAAAGAAATACTCCATAACATTTCATTTCGGTTTGCATTTTTATTAGTTCTTGTTTTCTTGCAATATGAACTACTGCCTTATGTACTATCGATTCTGTTTCAAAACTCACCacttggaaaaaaatttcttgtgaAGTTTATGGCAGAATGGTAAGTTATCCATTTgatttattaacaaattattctatttatCCATGTATCCTGAAGGGTATGTTGCTATTTTGAAATGTTCATTTACTTCTTTTCAGAGTAATACTTATCACACCCCTATGGTATCCTTGTAAAACCCCATTTTTTGAATCATGTTTGTGTAGCAagagaaaattacataaaaggaGTAAAggacttttatgaatttaattaaaagtgTCTTTGCAAATCATGAACCCTAACGATCTTTATATcctaatatattatataattgatttttttttataaaattaagatatttttgaATCAATGAAGAAATAAACCACTTAataaaggtttttttttttgaaaaatgtgtTTATAATTTAGTTGATTTATTCtacatgataataaaattaataagaattctattgtatttttttaatctttttttgcaattttattCAAGAATGActgtaaatataaaaagtggggtcttataagaattttaaagcGGTGTTGGAAGCCCAACCTCTTTTTTTTACGGTCGTTTTGGGCCTGAGGACTGAGGGGCCGAAATGTCAATTAGACATCTAAACAAATgtcaattataaaaaaataatatatctagtgaaaataattattataattatttaaatggtaattattcatttagttcctaaattttaatttaatagttcATTTAATCcttatgtttaaaaaaaaatatttttactgttAAAAATGTTTCACTcttactcttatttttttctttttacaataataccctTACAACAAATCTTGgggatattaataataaaaaaagaaaatgataatttatcaaattaactttaaagtaacataaaagtttattaaaacttttctattaatattttacttttaggattaatttggtaaattattttttataaaaaaaatattagcaaGATTGTTGTAAGGATATTAAACATTGTTCTAAGTAAgttgatattaatttaattataaataattattagtaagattgttTCTTaggtacaaaaaaaaaatattagttctttcatacatatatttattggtTGATTTGCTGATtaacctttttatagataatcAATTAATGTCAAAAACATTGTTGGAgggataatattgtaaaagaaaaaaagggtaaGAATGCAACATCTTTAAGtgaaacaataatttaatttcttttttttttcatataagtACTAAGCAGTCACTTAAGTAAAAATACAATGactaaatgaatatttatccttttttaaataaatactatcataGGTGAGGCTATTTGTAtgctaaaaattattttggatactttgattttatttttatttttttacaaaaatagctACCATGTGAATTACTTAGTATTAAAGATAACttattataaatcaatattacaTAATCACTTTGAATACTCATATATTATATTCAATGTTCAATGCATAATTCTTAtgccttaaaattttttatttacaacatCTTGATCAATACTTAGACAACCAATGAAGAgatcaatattttgaaaaaaaaaattgactacAAAGtatatgtgatttttttttttaaataaaatgaaagaggTATTATAAAACAACCTTTTTTTGGGTCTTCTTTTTGGtcttgtttttttgtttcttttttggtagTTATATTATTATGCACTCATTGCAAATTGTTCTCGATGCAAAATCTAATATTGAacagaaataaacaaaaataataataactaaaattgcgttaaataatttatttatacctTGTTTGATCATATTGTTGTAAGTATATGTTAAGTCTCttaaaattatgtttgttGAATAGTTTTATTAGTGTTTTAAGTAAgtaaagttaattaatttaaatagtttaattgaggtttttttttctattttaaagtGTGTACAAAgcaaaacttaatttttttttgggacaaaCATACCCCCAACGTTTAGATAAAGGGACAAAAATCCCCCTaacatttcaaaaaagacatttacACCACATTCACTAATGGAAACAAtaacttttaacaaaaattaccGTTATACCCTTccaacatataaaaaaaattgttgattttCCAATTTGtccatatattattaataaaattataaatataccctcattacccaattcctctatttaaatttttatcaaattcccTCTTCaagccaaataaatttaattcattactcaagaataaaaataaataaaattggttattaatgttaacttgtatttcaattaataccataataaagaacataaaaaattagttataaatatacaagtttaaatgataacatgtggagaattgttaaatatacaagtttaaaatttaaataaaattttatagtattaataCCACAAGTTAaacttgtatatatttttttatatgctagaagggtataacggtaatttctcttaaaagtTACTGTTTCCATTAGTGAATGGGGGTgtaaatgtcttttttgaaacgtTAGGGGATTTTTGTCCTTTTGTCTAAACGTTGGGGGTGTGTTtgtcatttttccattttttttttaaatcaacatATGAGTGATTGAgtgtacaaaataataaagtattaaaataactttcaGAGTGTTAATAACCCCACCATATCTCACACTGTCTTCTTAACATGGttacaaattcaaattatgcAATCAAAGTCACTAATagttgtaaaatttttataagttaatgttataaatgcttttatCTCAATTAGCATTGTTGTTCTCGTAATGAGTTGTGAATACTAATCATTCAAAGTATTAGTCTCAGTTAGTATTGTTGAAATCATAATTAGGTGTGAATCTTAACCATTCAAAATACTATGTTggatatattaattttcatcaataCCGTTATCCTCTTATATGTAGTGAATATTAAcaattcaaaagaatattagataattttattttcaatatatgaCCAATATCCGTATGcatacacatacacacaccACTGGATTCCATGAATGTCACTTGGTATTGTGAAAATACTAATGAATGTCACTTGCTATTGTGGAAATACAAACTATAACCTAATAACTCTCCAATATATATGATGCaaagtaaattttgaaaagttaataataCCCTTATGTTATCATACATTTTCCGTAGGACatgatgattaaattattCCAAAATCTCGATAAATTATCGGTCTCATAACCCATGGATAAATattaatcatttaaaatattgtacTTCATAAATATCCCAAATAGTATGTTATCCTCGTAACGAGTTGTGaattctaataattttgaatcatattaatttctttcctttacaattttatatagattgggaaagaaaaatacccttaattttcataaaaaccACTTACCTTAAACTTTACCCTTGATTGTTTaacaaaaaactaattaaaaaatgaaaataacttaaaagtgTACTCAATTTACAAAATGACCCTCattgatcaattttcttttcttttgtttttgaaagaaGCATGTTTCTtactttaattataaaaaaaatggtaatttGAACATAAGTACCCTTAAGTAATATGGCTGAAATCTTGAACATTGGCAAATAATCTTTTAGATGGTGACCAACTATTTAGTGCGACAGATATCTTGGGCTTTTATGTTCTAAAGACTCGTTTGTAACCATAAAAGTAAGTGATTAGTGAGTCATTTTTGTAAAACTGTTCAGGTTCTTTTGGTAAATTCgtaaaaagttttggaataaaaaaatataattaaaagtcCATAGTACCCTTCCCAAATCATACCATTTAGGTGCCAAAGTTggtttatatatgtatgtatatgtatatatatatacgcaCAAGGGGAGTTATTAAACAGTAGTTGCTGTCAAAATATTTCGACGGTCGCTAAAATCTCTCCCCCTTTCTCTTTCGACACAGTCGTTTTTGCTTCACCCAAATTTCGGTATCGGGTTCAAAGAGCTACTGGGTCCCGAAATTTGCTGGTAAATTCCGAACCTTTTGATTTTCGTCATACATTTTAACTAACAACTActaaagaattataataacaaaaattcgtgttttgattttgattattttgtgtgtttttgGCAAATGGGTATTGCGTTTCTGCTTCAGTTActgcttatatatatatatatatatatatatatatattcagaATTTATGTCTTTCTAAGTTAGgctttattatttgtttagttGTTTCAGTTCAAGATTCATAATTGTCTCATTTTTGGGAACCTATAATTGCTTACGTAGTGAATTGTATGTGTGGATTTGTATTGCTCTGGGGTTCAGCTCTTGTGAATAATTTTAGGGTATATTTGGAATTGGCATGCTGCGGCTTTTAATTTGCTGCTGATGTAGGATTGGAATCACGAGCTTTCAGGTAAAAGTGGGTGTTCATTGTGATCACTCTAGCTGTTAATGGGGAAGCTGAAGCACAAATTGTTTGTCGGATTTATCTGTTCAATGTTTTGGATTATCCTTTTTTCCCGTATTTCACTTTTGGTAGTTGGtttatatatcatttaataatcCTTATAACTTCATGAGGTGGCTGCGCCGCTTGCCAAAAGAATATAACTGCCGTTACTCTTAATTACTtactttcttaatttttccCTATACTTGAATGATATAGAGTAATATTCTAGATTTGTTACGCGCTTATAGTTTTCCGTACATTTGTTCTGAGCTTTAATAGTTTAACTATGAGTTAACACAAATCCCATTTTAATCGCATTGCTTGACACAGCTGCAGGTTTTTAGTAAACTTATTCAAGAATGAGATTTGAGGATATCATTACTTTCCAACACGtgatttcttcttttcttttgatgtTGTTCGACTGGCTGATTTTAATCTCCTTTTGATGATTCCCtgaatttttctcttcagAATTATCTAAAATAACAGACTGTGACTCAAGCAAGTTTCAATTCCTTTTCTCCGTCTCTGTGTTTTTGACTTCTTGATCCTCTCTCACCTTGTTCATGCAATTCGTCATCTGTTTGAATAACATTTTGgagaagattttattttatttcccttttttaaattaacttataatttaaatcaGAAATGTAGAGCTCATATCTTGAAGTTAGGTTTGGTTTTggtaatgtttcttttttaaagtggTACAAATGAGCTTAATTCTCCTAGTTAGTTTGTGGTTTCTCACTAGAAACTACAATCACAggaattaaatttgaaagaaaaaaacaactGCTTTTATATTATATCATGCTTAGTTGATTTTGTTGCCAAATATACTTCTTTTCATAATTCTTATGTTTTCCCCTTGATGCGTTTACTcgtcataatttttatttacatgtgAAGGGTTGTGGAGTTATTACCTTTCATGGCACTTCGCATATTATGCCGAACAGAAGCAATCAATAATCACTttattcttcatattttttttaggttgCTAATTACTAGATGTTGTTTGTTGCGTATCTTCCAGCCAAATCTCCACCTGTCTTTCAATGGTTATTTGCTTTTTGCGTGTTGACCTCTCTGTTACATTTATGATTCAAGTGATGTTGTTCTATATGAGCATACACACTGGTgttttaattcatttcttgGGATAGGATAGTATGTTTTTGCAAATAATGCTGCTAGAATGTTCTAAGTTTGTTCAGAGGGCGAAGATCCAATTATGACTTCTGATAGTGGTACCCTTCTAAGTGATAATTAGATTCAAAAGTTTTATGTATATGGTTAAGAGGATGATGCTTGTTGTTTATGTCcttaaattgttttctttattcatGGTTCTCAAATCACTTATTTTGGCCTGCTTAGTTCCTAATTTATGAGGCAAAGCTTACTTgtacttgaagaagaagaggaattgagaaaaaatattcttgCCAGTTTGTTTTCGTAAACAAAATAAGAAGAATAGAGAAATGGCCTATGGACCTAAAGGCATCTTCTTTCCTTGTAGCAAAGGGATTGGGGCCTATGTGTTAGAAATTATTGCCTCTCTCTTTGGTACATTTCCAAGGGTTTTTtgtcaccaaaaaaaaaaaaaaaatgtagttaAAAGGTAACAAAAGCACTGATGATGGAATAGAATATAAAATCTTTGGTGCTATGCGggactaaaataa encodes:
- the LOC102622681 gene encoding probable CCR4-associated factor 1 homolog 7 — protein: MSVLPKGGDEIQIREVWNDNLEEEFALIREIVDKYNYIAMDTEFPGVVLRPVGAFKNINDYNYQTLKDNVDMLKLIQLGLTFSDENGNLPTCGTDKFCIWQFNFREFNLIDDIFASDSVELLHQCGIDFKKNNEKGIDVNRFGELLMSSGIVLNDVVRWVTFHSGYDFGYLLKLLTCRSLPDTQAGFFELINMYFPVVYDIKHLMKFCNSLHGGLNKLAELLEVERVGICHQAGSDSLLTSCTFRKLRENFFNGCTEKYAGVLYGLGVENDKTN
- the LOC102622385 gene encoding cytochrome b561, DM13 and DOMON domain-containing protein At5g54830; translated protein: MLRRIKPPILLLLVLLCFLTLSCSADPVKKCNKTSPYTGREYELSMVQHQLRGVVSVIDDCSFRVSQFEMLSGSDVHWWGANATDFDNITSGFIVSDHSLNETYKNATFTVLLLENITWEQIPVLSIWDSFTASDFGHMVLNGSDSGITLSSGLAPSPTPSSTRVLGAPTMFDNCKVLSKEFRIRWTLYADENSIEIGLEAATGTQNYMAFGWANPNATSGFMLGADVAMTGFKQEGLPFVDDFYITKYSECVNKDGSYSGVCPDAIYEGSDSGGLVNNTRLVYGHRRDGVSFIRYKRPLVSSDKKYDFSVNYTENMQVVWALGLLKPPDTLTPYYLPQNHGEPESVTYGHLVLNVSEHVNDCLGPLDAEDKEDQDLIIADANVPLVVVTGEALHYPNPPNPVKVFYINKKEAPVLRVERGVPVKFSIQAGHDVALYITSDILGGNASLRNVTETIYAGGPEAEGVKASPMELVWAPDRNTPDEVYYQSLYDQKMGWRIQVVDGGLSDMYNNSVVLDDQQVTFFWTLSKDKESISFAARGEKKSGYLAIGFGSGMVNSYAYVGWIDDIGKGHVNTYWIDSMDASGVHPTVENMTYVRCKSENGFITLEFTRPLKPSCNHSHRNSPKCKNIIDPTTPLKVIWAMGSSWTDGHLTERNMHFVKSQRPVRVLLLRGSAEAEQDLRPVLAVHGFMMFLAWGILLPGGILAARYLKHVKGDGWYQIHVYLQYSGLAIVLLALLFAVAELRGFYVSSLHVKFGITATVLACVQPLNAFVRPKKPANGEEISSKRLIWEYLHFIVGRFAIIAGIVALFTGMKHLGERYGSENVHGLIWALIVWFLIVALIVVYLEFREKQRRRERIFGRSNWVLGNLEEDDSTDLLSPTRDHAEKSLQRGMMEVQLEPLNR